From a region of the Gammaproteobacteria bacterium genome:
- the ychF gene encoding redox-regulated ATPase YchF — protein MGFKCGIVGLPNVGKSTLFNAMTSAGVAAENYPFCTIDPNTGVVAVPDERLGRLAGLAQSARVVPTTLEFVDIAGLVAGASRGEGLGNRFLSHIRETDAIAQVVRCFDDGGVAHVAGRVNPLSDIETIHTELLLADLESVERAAARAAKSAKSGDKEALARAAALQRLNEQLAAGGSVRDLDLRDDERVCARELSLLTAKPMLLIANTGEDDDGGAHRRAVAGYAARSGLAAVEVCARFEAELAGLEAAERGEFLEAAGLREAGLDRIAHAGYRLLDLLTFFTAGPKEARAWTVAAGATAPRAAGRIHGDFEKGFVRAEIIAYADYIACGGEQQAKDAGKWRLEGRDYVMQEGDVAHFRFTV, from the coding sequence ATGGGCTTCAAGTGCGGCATCGTCGGCCTGCCGAATGTCGGCAAATCCACGCTGTTCAACGCGATGACCAGCGCCGGCGTCGCCGCCGAGAATTACCCGTTTTGCACGATTGACCCGAACACCGGCGTCGTCGCGGTGCCGGACGAGCGCCTTGGCCGGTTGGCCGGCCTGGCGCAGTCGGCGCGCGTCGTGCCGACGACGCTTGAATTTGTGGACATCGCCGGCCTGGTCGCGGGCGCGTCGCGCGGCGAGGGCCTCGGCAACCGCTTTCTGTCGCACATCCGCGAGACCGACGCCATCGCCCAGGTCGTGCGCTGCTTTGACGACGGTGGCGTCGCGCATGTGGCGGGGCGCGTCAACCCGCTGTCGGACATTGAGACAATCCACACCGAACTGCTGCTGGCCGACCTTGAGAGCGTCGAGCGCGCCGCCGCGCGCGCCGCCAAAAGCGCCAAGTCCGGCGACAAGGAGGCGCTGGCGCGCGCGGCGGCGCTGCAACGCCTGAACGAACAACTGGCCGCCGGCGGCAGCGTGCGCGACCTGGATTTGCGCGATGACGAGCGCGTCTGCGCGCGCGAATTAAGCCTGCTGACGGCGAAGCCGATGCTGCTGATTGCCAACACCGGCGAGGACGACGACGGCGGCGCGCACCGCCGCGCCGTCGCCGGTTACGCGGCGCGCAGCGGCCTGGCGGCGGTGGAGGTTTGCGCGCGTTTTGAGGCCGAACTGGCCGGCCTTGAGGCGGCGGAGCGCGGCGAGTTTCTGGAGGCGGCGGGGCTGCGCGAGGCCGGCCTTGACCGCATCGCGCACGCCGGTTACCGCCTGCTGGACCTGCTGACCTTCTTCACCGCCGGGCCGAAGGAGGCGCGCGCCTGGACCGTCGCCGCCGGCGCGACCGCGCCGCGCGCCGCCGGGCGCATCCACGGCGACTTTGAGAAAGGCTTTGTGCGTGCCGAAATCATCGCCTATGCCGACTACATCGCCTGCGGCGGCGAACAGCAGGCGAAGGACGCCGGCAAATGGCGTCTTGAGGGCAGGGATTATGTGATGCAGGAGGGCGATGTCGCCCATTTTCGCTTCACTGTCTGA